Proteins from a genomic interval of Deltaproteobacteria bacterium:
- a CDS encoding PilZ domain-containing protein has translation MSKNLLAVVQHGYVQFLGFIVDVAKGGMGMTCNRDIALGDALAISLNVPEHKTLKLAGHLVWRRELPKLSRNRWHLGVRLNNPPEEYGAYIESLMRREYERRAHRRFADSLVVSNDDVMDLLDAATQDISAEGLYIRTGSPLPVGAQYEVDLQGSGLLDPLRCLVEVVTSFECDADDFDHPYGAGVKIISFRSGDAERFADYIKQLESLFHFHWPSDIPKPPEIDIEIEVDEP, from the coding sequence GTGTCCAAGAACCTCCTGGCCGTCGTCCAGCATGGATATGTCCAGTTTCTCGGGTTCATCGTGGACGTCGCGAAAGGCGGCATGGGGATGACCTGCAATCGCGACATCGCGCTGGGCGACGCGCTCGCGATTTCCCTCAACGTCCCCGAGCACAAGACGCTCAAGCTCGCCGGTCATCTCGTGTGGCGTCGCGAATTGCCCAAGCTCTCCCGGAACCGCTGGCATCTGGGGGTGCGTCTCAATAATCCCCCGGAAGAGTATGGCGCCTACATCGAATCGCTGATGCGCCGCGAGTACGAACGCCGCGCGCACCGGCGCTTCGCGGACTCGCTCGTCGTGTCGAACGACGACGTGATGGATCTGCTCGACGCGGCCACACAGGACATCTCCGCCGAAGGGCTGTACATCCGCACCGGTTCGCCGCTTCCGGTCGGCGCGCAGTACGAGGTCGATTTGCAGGGCTCGGGACTGCTCGATCCGCTGCGCTGCCTCGTCGAAGTCGTCACCAGTTTCGAATGCGACGCCGACGATTTCGATCATCCATACGGCGCGGGCGTGAAGATCATTTCGTTCCGATCCGGCGACGCCGAGCGGTTCGCCGACTACATCAAGCAGCTCGAATCCCTGTTCCACTTCCATTGGCCTTCGGACATTCCCAAGCCGCCCGAGATCGATATCGAGATCGAGGTCGACGAGCCCTGA
- a CDS encoding TetR/AcrR family transcriptional regulator gives MPIPNRRAAGSRIDGSYEMPKTTFGQLPDRQKKKIVRVCTRLFATHGYAHTSLKMINKDLRVADGYLYYYFDGKEDLTKWVIDRGLEIAQEHFEKHVTEKKPEGLYEFYKLAVLQGVRFIRDFPDLYGAYSQLVNEPNLPLADWLAEKIAWIDGYYREAIDREVEQGRVRSDLPPNLVVMLLDVVNTRIQEFVFRPELDPLGVASMEEDALAELVDKLIAVFRRGLRPASGA, from the coding sequence ATGCCCATTCCGAACCGGCGGGCTGCCGGTTCGCGGATCGACGGGTCCTACGAGATGCCCAAGACCACGTTCGGCCAGTTGCCCGATCGGCAGAAGAAGAAAATCGTGCGGGTCTGCACGCGACTGTTCGCCACGCACGGCTACGCCCACACCAGCCTGAAGATGATCAACAAGGACCTGCGCGTCGCCGACGGCTATCTCTACTACTACTTCGACGGCAAGGAAGACCTGACGAAGTGGGTCATCGATCGCGGTTTGGAGATCGCGCAGGAGCACTTCGAAAAGCACGTCACCGAAAAAAAGCCGGAAGGTCTTTACGAATTCTACAAGCTCGCCGTGCTGCAGGGCGTCCGGTTCATCCGCGACTTTCCGGACCTCTACGGGGCGTATTCGCAACTCGTGAACGAGCCGAATTTGCCGCTCGCGGACTGGCTGGCCGAGAAGATCGCGTGGATCGACGGCTACTATCGGGAAGCGATTGATCGTGAAGTCGAACAGGGTCGCGTGCGCTCCGACCTCCCGCCCAATCTGGTCGTGATGCTTCTCGACGTGGTCAACACGCGAATCCAGGAATTCGTCTTTCGGCCCGAACTCGACCCCCTCGGCGTGGCCTCGATGGAAGAAGACGCGCTCGCGGAACTGGTTGACAAACTGATCGCCGTTTTCCGGCGCGGCCTGCGCCCCGCGTCGGGTGCGTGA
- a CDS encoding motility associated factor glycosyltransferase family protein, with translation MAEPSAPGVNDAPGSGPTAYFDHGLFRRNLDALVAADIVTADHLRALAPPDDDVRLVPTRSGQDSVVASGRWLCSRYEPRREAETAIGQYRAGISGDIAPICAVFGSAGGYLARAALDAGFEQVYVYEPDARVLSATLGTNDFVESARSGRIRFTTRLDKFYFQMNFRERMEPNLAVIPAPAYPKAYPEAYADFQARINTLVNDSFLLSQTMLVKMGTWFDYAVRNFPTYARSAGVARLFDRFGGIPAVIVAAGPSLDHNITHLAAHRDRVLVIAVGTALKKLDRLGIVADFAVALESNDIRFQFEGVEFLPKTFGVLNLNSFPALWELPFRAKFGYTGRPASFGWLTEAVERKGDEIAVGGSVATTAFSFAAHLGCDPVILVGQDLAFSPDGAMHATGVGALPGQDVPDAVRESLNDDEELSRRGFSWIPGWHGERVLTRANFRNYLMWFEKNVSAVTSLGRTAYNCTEGGAHIAGFVHRPLADVLATLPTLDANLTDRIASLAAAKSFDEEAFLGRLGHAIERTRDLLKASTDLLAVLEKTSSRLKKPAKRVGAIEAALAACERADRVALPVARELDALLTPLCNTSLLLTNTVFEYDGLSRENQAIMNLKQTAALYKGFEVGATRLLAGLETLRERM, from the coding sequence TGCGCTCGTAGCCGCGGATATCGTGACCGCGGATCACCTTCGCGCTTTGGCGCCTCCCGATGACGACGTCCGTCTCGTCCCCACGCGGTCGGGCCAAGATTCGGTTGTCGCGTCGGGGCGTTGGCTGTGCAGCCGATACGAGCCGCGACGTGAAGCCGAAACGGCGATCGGACAGTACCGCGCCGGCATCAGCGGCGACATCGCGCCCATCTGCGCGGTCTTCGGCAGTGCGGGCGGTTATCTCGCACGGGCGGCGCTCGATGCGGGATTCGAGCAGGTGTACGTTTACGAACCCGACGCACGGGTGTTGTCCGCCACGCTCGGGACGAACGACTTCGTCGAATCGGCGCGAAGCGGACGTATCCGATTCACGACGCGCCTGGACAAGTTCTACTTTCAGATGAATTTTCGCGAACGGATGGAGCCGAATCTCGCGGTCATCCCCGCGCCGGCCTATCCCAAGGCGTATCCCGAGGCATACGCGGACTTTCAGGCGCGCATCAATACGCTCGTCAACGATTCATTTTTGCTTTCGCAAACGATGCTCGTGAAGATGGGGACTTGGTTCGACTATGCCGTGCGCAATTTCCCGACATACGCACGCAGCGCCGGCGTCGCACGACTCTTCGACCGGTTCGGCGGCATCCCGGCGGTGATCGTCGCGGCGGGACCATCGCTCGACCACAACATCACGCATCTGGCCGCCCACCGCGACCGCGTGTTGGTGATCGCGGTGGGCACGGCGTTGAAAAAGCTCGACCGCCTCGGAATCGTTGCCGACTTCGCGGTCGCCCTTGAGAGCAACGACATTCGTTTTCAGTTCGAGGGCGTCGAATTTCTTCCGAAGACCTTCGGAGTCCTGAACCTGAATTCCTTCCCCGCGCTCTGGGAGCTGCCGTTTCGCGCGAAGTTCGGGTACACGGGGCGGCCGGCGAGTTTCGGCTGGCTTACCGAGGCCGTCGAACGAAAGGGAGACGAGATCGCGGTCGGCGGGTCCGTGGCGACGACTGCGTTCTCTTTCGCCGCGCATCTGGGGTGCGACCCCGTCATCCTCGTTGGACAGGATCTCGCATTTTCTCCGGACGGGGCGATGCACGCGACGGGCGTCGGCGCCCTGCCCGGCCAGGACGTGCCCGACGCGGTGCGCGAGTCGCTGAACGACGATGAAGAGTTGTCGCGTCGGGGATTCTCCTGGATTCCCGGTTGGCACGGCGAGCGCGTTCTCACGCGGGCGAATTTTCGCAACTACCTCATGTGGTTCGAGAAAAATGTCTCGGCCGTGACGAGCCTTGGGCGCACCGCCTACAACTGCACCGAGGGCGGAGCGCACATCGCGGGCTTCGTCCACCGTCCTCTGGCCGACGTGCTCGCGACGCTCCCCACCCTGGACGCAAATCTCACCGATCGCATCGCATCGCTGGCCGCGGCGAAGTCCTTCGACGAAGAGGCGTTTCTCGGGCGCCTCGGGCACGCAATCGAACGAACGCGCGATCTCCTGAAGGCTTCGACGGATTTGTTGGCCGTGCTCGAAAAGACGTCGTCCCGCCTGAAGAAACCCGCCAAACGCGTTGGAGCGATCGAGGCGGCACTCGCCGCTTGCGAGCGGGCCGACCGGGTGGCGCTTCCCGTCGCGCGCGAACTCGACGCGCTGCTCACGCCGCTGTGCAACACATCCCTGTTGCTCACGAACACCGTCTTCGAATACGACGGGCTCTCGCGCGAGAATCAGGCGATCATGAACCTCAAGCAGACCGCCGCGCTGTACAAGGGATTCGAGGTCGGCGCCACGCGGCTACTCGCCGGGCTCGAAACATTGCGTGAGCGCATGTAA